A genomic stretch from Helianthus annuus cultivar XRQ/B chromosome 1, HanXRQr2.0-SUNRISE, whole genome shotgun sequence includes:
- the LOC110931161 gene encoding uncharacterized protein LOC110931161, translated as MVNVTTEASIVYGVFGPTLLQNYCKERRRLRKLYLDSKRSTTLQRRKLHPSNTLSSSTDLRLMSSNTHDATPTSSVLPTSTVSCLTNNMTTPINIRRFSLSSNITNSGNTSTILESSSLQRMSPGKRKLISKSRVTSPIPMIDLTTEETTDEAIYKGVSTEYIDHGDQCITCEVCNAKLWDAEKGRGRKEKGRISYFLCCGYGKVELPDYKDAVPSYKKLFMYKDKESKHFLNNIRRYNSMFAFTSMGGKVDPTVNRGNGPFCYRISGENYHSTGSLLPEDGDQPKFCQLYIFDTQNEVSNRQSVFSRSKDSSSSSGAEVDNKLIEHIKCLLDSENQLVKAYRMVRDRFHENPELDLKLRLIGIREKDGRTYNLPTCGEVAALIVGDIANTINNRDIVIETRTGTLKRISELHPSYLALQYPILFPYGDDGYRIDIPHRGVIDVINKKRPNCTMREFFAYRLQDRINQFSLILNSRRLFQQFLVDAYTMIESERLKYIQLQQKNLRSDSYESLCELRNKGQQDISNVGKRIFLPSSFTGGARYMMQNYLDAMAICKWFGYPDFFITITCNPKWPEVKRFLRDTNLKPEDRPDILTRLFKIKLDSICKDFKERHLFGKVAAVVYTIEFQKRGLPHAHLCLFLENESKLPTVDHVDPFITAEIPNEEEDAELYALVKDYMIHGPCGNANLSCPCMVDNKCSKGFPKKFQDHTTLDSNGFPIYKRRDNGVSVVKNGIDLDNRSVVPYNKKLLKRYQAHINVEWCNQAGSIKYLFKYINKGPDRATVAVVQHDSNNEELEQDEVKEYYDCRYLSACEASWRIFAYDVHYRTPSVMRLPFHLPGKQPVVFGPDEDINQVLNKPSVKASMFLSWMERNKDPNDTLARTLTYVQFPSWYVWKLDKRCWEPRQRHKSIGRIHAVSPSLGEAYYLRILLNKVKGPKTFDDIKTVDGKVYDTFRDACYALGLLDDDAEYIEAIKEANETGSPSYLRNLFATLLLTNTLSRPEVVWESTWRYMTDDFIYRLRKYHRLTDLSIPDHQLKNYVLSEVEKFLARNNSSLKRFETMPYPDTASMSDSDNRLINEERIYDQTNLQVEFNNQLNLLTEEQRSVFQQIINAVEGNKGGVFFVYGYGGTGKTFLWKTLSAAIRSKGQIVLNVASSGIASLLLTGGRTAHSRFRIPLNLTEDSVCHIKPNGDVARLLHETNLIIWDEAPMVHKHAFEALDRTMNDIFNIETSNRSNIRFGGKVIVLGGDFRQILPVVPNGGRQEIVNASISSSYLWNTCKLMRLTKNMRLTVGSSASDAEEIKQFAKWLLDIGEGNVGGPNDGEASIEIPSDLLITDTSDPISNLIEFVYPSILENFNNQNYFSERAILAPKNEVVHEINDRLLSLFPGEEREYLSSDSLCQSEDPNATQQKLYSPDVLNGLKVSGLPNHRLALKVGVPVMLLRNIDQQNGLCNGTRLQVKKMYNRVIEAEIISGGNIGTRTYIPRISLIPSDKKIPFEFQRRQFPLSVCFAMTINKSQGQSLSRVGLYLKQPVFTHGQLYVALSRVKTRQGVKLLILDNDGKPTNKTTNVVYKEVFRDL; from the exons ATGGTCAATGTTACAACAGAGGCGTCCATTGTATATGGAG TTTTTGGCCCGACACTTCTTCAAAATTACTGCAAAGAGAGACGGAGGTTAAGGAAGTTATATTTAGACAGTAAAAGATCTACAACTCTTCAACGACGAAAATTACACCCTTCCAATACTTTATCATCTTCTACTGATTTAAGATTGATGTCTTCCAACACGCACGATGCTACTCCTACATCGTCGGTGTTACCTACAA GTACTGTTAGTTGTCTTACAAACAACATGACTACACCAATAAACATTCGTCGTTTTTCTCTATCTTCAAACATCACAAATTCTGGCAACACATCTACTATTCTCGAAAGTTCTTCTTTACAGAGGATGTCCCCAGGAAAACGTAAGTTAATAAGTAAATCGCGAGTTACATCTCCTATACCAATGATTGACTTGACGACGGAGGAAACTACAGATGAAGCAATCTACAAAGGAGTTTCAACAG AATACATCGATCATGGTGACCAATGTATTACTTGTGAAGTATGCAATGCTAAATTATGGGATGCTGAAAAAGGAAGGGGAAGAAAAGAGAAAGGAAGAATAAGCTATTTCTTATGTTGTGGTTACGGCAAAGTAGAACTACCAGATTATAAAGATGCTGTTCCAAGTTATAAGAAACTTTTTATGTATAAGGATAAAGAAAGCAAACATTTTTTGAATAATATTCGACGGTATAACTCAATGTTTGCTTTCACGTCAATGGGTGGTAAGGTTGATCCCACTGTTAACAGAGGTAATGGACCATTCTGCTACAGAATTAGTGGAGAGAACTACCACAGCACTGGAAGCCTGCTTCCGGAAGACGGAGATCAACCTAAATTTTGCCAGCTCTACATTTTCGATACTCAAAACGAAGTTTCCAACAGACAATCCGTATTTAG TCGTTCAAAGGATTCATCCTCCTCGAGTGGTGCTGAAGTTGATAATAAACTGATTGAACACATAAAATGTCTTTTAGATTCAGAAAATCAGTTGGTAAAAGCGTATAGGATGGTTAGGGACCGTTTTCATGAAAACCCTGAGCTTGATCTGAAGCTTCGTCTAATTGGTATTAGAGAAAAGGATGGACGAACATATAATTTACCAACATGTGGTGAAGTTGCTGCTCTAATTGTTGGGGATATTGCCAACACAATCAACAATAGAGATATAGTTATTGAAACGCGGACAGGTACTTTGAAACGAATTAGTGAATTGCATCCTTCATACCTTGCACTTCAATATCCTATTTTGTTTCCTTATGGTGATGATGGTTATAGAATTGACATACCGCATCGTGGTGTCATTGACGTAATCAATAAGAAACGTCCAAATTGTACGATGAGAGAGTTCTTTGCATATCGTTTGCAAGACAGAATTAATCAGTTTTCATTGATTCTAAATTCAAGGAGACTCTTTCAACAATTCTTGGTTGATGCGTATACTATGATTGAGAGCGAAAGGCTTAAATACATACAACTTCAACAAAAGAATTTAAGGTCAGATAGCTATGAAAGTCTATGTGAATTAAGAAATAAGGGCCAGCAAGACATATCTAACGTTGGAAAACGAATATTTTTGCCCTCTTCGTTTACTGGTGGCGCGAGATATATGATGCAAAATTATTTAGATGCCATGGCTATCTGTAAGTGGTTTGGTTATCCGGATTTTTTTATAACCATCACGTGCAATCCAAAGTGGCCTGAGGTAAAAAGGTTTCTTAGAGACACAAATCTTAAACCTGAAGATAGGCCCGATATACTGACCAGATTATTTAAAATAAAGTTGGATTCAATTTGCAAAGATTTTAAAGAACGCCATCTATTTGGAAAAGTTGCAGCAG ttgTTTACACAATCGAGTTTCAAAAGAGAGGATTGCCTCATGCCCACCTATGCTTATTCTTAGAAAATGAATCCAAGCTTCCAACGGTAGACCATGTTGATCCATTTATTACTGCAGAAATCcctaatgaagaagaagatgcagAATTATATGCACTTGTGAAAGACTATATGATTCATGGTCCATGTGGTAACGCTAATTTAAGTTGTCCATGTATGGTTGATAATAAGTGTTCCAAGGGTTTTCCAAAGAAATTTCAAGATCATACTACACTGGATTCAAATGGATTCCCAATATACAAAAGAAGAGATAATGGTGTTTCTGTAGTGAAAAATGGAATCGACTTAGACAACCGAAGTGTTGTGCCATACAACAAAAAACTTTTGAAACGGTACCAGGCACATATAAATGTTGAGTGGTGCAATCAAGCAGGATCaattaaatatttgtttaaatatataaataaaggcCCTGATAGAGCAACTGTTGCAGTTGTCCAACATGATAGTAACAACGAAGAACTAGAACAAGACGAGGTCAAAGAATATTATGATTGTAGGTATCTATCGGCTTGTGAGGCATCTTGGAGGATCTTCGCATACGATGTGCATTACAGGACTCCATCTGTTATGAGGCTCCCATTCCATCTTCCCGGAAAACAACCTGTTGTTTTTGGTCCCGACGAGGATATTAATCAAGTGCTTAACAAACCATCTGTCAAAGCTTCAATGTTTCTTTCCTGGATGGAACGTAACAAAGACCCGAATGACACATTGGCCCGTACACTTACATATGTTCAGTTTCCAAGTTGGTATGTATGGAAGCTTGATAAACGTTGTTGGGAACCTAGACAAAGACATAAGTCAATTGGGAGAATTCACGCTGTAAGTCCGTCTCTTGGGGAAGCATATTATTTACGAATTCTTCTTAACAAAGTGAAAGGACCAAAAACTTTTGATGATATTAAAACAGTTGATGGTAAGGTATATGATACATTTAGAGATGCATGTTATGCACTCGGTCTTTTGGACGATGACGCAGAATACATTGAGGCAATAAAAGAAGCAAATGAAACAGGATCCCCTTCGTATCTTCGTAATTTATTTGCTACTTTGCTATTAACAAATACGTTGTCCAGACCTGAGGTTGTATGGGAAAGCACATGGAGATACATGACAGACGACTTTATCTACAGGCTTAGAAAATATCATCGTCTTACAG ATTTATCAATTCCAGATCACCAACTTAAAAACTATGTTTTGAGtgaagttgaaaaattcttaGCCAGAAACAACTCATCACTCAAAAGATTTGAGACAATGCCGTACCCAGATACTGCGTCTATGTCTGATTCAGacaatcgtttgattaacgaGGAGCGTATCTACGACCAAACGAATCTTCAAGTTGAATTTAATAATCAACTTAATTTGCTAACTGAGGAGCAACGGTCAGTTTTCCAACAAATAATCAATGCAGTTGAGGGTAACAAAGGTGGGGTTTTTTTTGTGTACGGCTATGGTGGGACCGGCAAGACCTTCTTATGGAAGACATTATCTGCGGCAATCAGATCAAAAGGTCAAATTGTATTAAACGTTGCTTCAAGTGGCATCGCGTCGTTGTTATTAACTGGTGGCAGGACCGCGCATTCCAGGTTTCGTATTCCATTGAATCTTACTGAGGATTCAGTCTGTCATATAAAACCGAATGGAGATGTTGCTAGACTACTACACGAAACAAACTTGATTATATGGGATGAAGCGCCTATGGTCCATAAGCATGCATTCGAAGCGTTGGATAGAACAATGAACGACATTTTCAATATCGAAACTTCAAACAGATCAAACATCCGCTTTGGAGGGAAGGTTATTGTCTTAGGAGGCGATTTTAGACAGATCCTTCCTGTTGTTCCAAATGGTGGAAGACAAGAGATTGTCAATGCCTCAATAAGTTCGTCTTATCTGTGGAATACATGTAAGTTGATGAGATTAACAAAAAACATGAGGTTAACAGTTGGAAGTTCAGCATCGGACGCTGAAGAAATAAAACAATTTGCCAAATGGCTTTTGGATATAGGTGAGGGAAATGTTGGTggtccaaatgatggagaagcGTCAATTGAAATACCAAGCGACCTTCTAATCACTGATACATCAGATCCCATTTCAAATTTAATTGAATTTGTGTATCCTTCAATTCTCGAAAACTTCAACAATCAAAATTATTTCAGTGAGAGGGCTATACTTGCACCTAAGAACGAGGTTGTGCATGAAATTAATGATCGGTTGTTGTCACTATTCCCAGGAGAAGAACGAGAGTATCTTAGTTCAGACAGTCTTTGTCAGTCTGAAGATCCAAACGCTACACAACAAAAACTATACTCTCCTGATGTGCTTAACGGTCTTAAAGTATCCGGCTTACCTAATCATAGGCTAGCACTAAAAGTTGGCGTGCCGGTGATGCTATTACGTAACATTGACCAACAAAATGGGCTTTGCAATGGTACACGACTACAAGTCAAAAAAATGTATAACCGTGTAATAGAAGCCGAGATAATATCTGGAGGGAACATAGGCACACGCACTTATATACCAAGGATTAGTTTGATACCTTCTGATAAAAAAATTCCTTTTGAGTTTCAAAGGAGACAATTTCCGTTGTCTGTTTGTTTCGCAATGACTATTAACAAGAGTCAGGGACAATCACTGTCTAGAGTTGGTCTGTATCTGAAGCAACCAGTTTTCACCCATGGTCAGCTGTATGTTGCTTTATCAAGAGTTAAAACCAGACAAGGAGTTAAACTTCTGATTTTGGACAATGACGGCAAACCTACTAATAAAACCACAAATGTAGTTTACAAAGAAGTATTTCGTGACTTGTGA